One window of the Carassius auratus strain Wakin chromosome 20, ASM336829v1, whole genome shotgun sequence genome contains the following:
- the LOC113121193 gene encoding brain-enriched guanylate kinase-associated protein-like, giving the protein MRGGLLRKTMKKIYIGKTALKTPRNGCKHQKKSSLQEQKEDLRKRLSYTTHKLELLEREFDSTRQYLETELRRAQEELDKFTDKLRRIQSSYSALQRINQDLEDKIHRNSQHHDDEKRALSREIIVLNNHLMEAKMTIEKLREDNDLYRKDCNLAAQLLQCNKSHYRAQLSELPAEFQERVSLHMEGSSLCHSPYADTVPASVIAKVLEKPDEVCSSQASRSPSPQPQERQGFLVGTSLVGSTERLGLRATYKSDLYSSDTALYCPDERRRERRPSMDLHGQRTVYEPQNSTDSNPEEGSMSLQPGFSQDHFRKFTTSVGGGSSSYSSFSGGGSEDKGQDPPSSAASSPRHQALYMDWRDGGEYEHKSDSSWERESPSAFSKGHTFQPPETSHHQNGSSPIYSRTMSSCYSEPYEPLPTSTSPSITYGDSRRGSAFAPEEEELVGRWRQLSVEDLSAHSLRSPGRASPYSFSEQHFSVRPAKIRLGPLYSSFQEGTDVYHHHAGVVDPFSSPSPECSPGLRQQQTQPHLYHSKEDSQESEHSLYSPKDGGVAAGGQVTEYVDVSPNSSNESLDHGSLEMAAELQHYQPERHSVSPQGTTPPPPPQQPYQKFGTLGLSRKDSLTKAQLYGTLLN; this is encoded by the exons ATGAGAGGTGGTCTACTGCGAAAAACCATGAAAAAGATATACATTGGGAAAACAGCCCTTAAAACACCTCGGAATGGTTGTAAACATCAGAAAAAGAG CTCTCTGCAGGAACAGAAGGAAGACCTGCGCAAACGTCTCTCCTACACCACTCATAAGCTGGAGCTTTTAGAGCGGGAGTTTGACTCCACGAGGCAGTACCTGGAGACCGAGCTGCGCCGAGCCCAGGAGGAGCTCGACAAGTTCACCGACAAATTACGCCG AATTCAGAGCAGTTACTCAGCACTGCAGAGGATCAACCAGGACTTAGAGGATAAAATCCACCGAAAT TCACAGCACCACGATGATGAGAAACGGGCTCTTAGCAGAGAAATCATCGTCCTTAACAATCATCTCATGGAGGCTAAGATGACCATTGAGAAACTGAGAGAAGACAAT GACTTGTACAGAAAGGACTGTAACCTGGCTGCACAGCTCTTGCAGTGTAATAAGTCGCATTACAGAGCCCAGTTATCTGAG TTGCCTGCAGAGTTTCAGGAGCGTGTAAGCTTGCACATGGAGGGGTCTTCACTCTGCCACTCCCCATATGCTGACACAGTGCCTGCCTCTGTCATTGCTAAGGTCCTGGAGAAACCGGACGAGGTCTGCAGCAGTCAAGCCTCTCGCTCACCCAGCCCACAACCCCAGGAACGCCAGGGCTTCCTTGTGGGCACAAGCCTTGTGGGTAGCACTGAGCGCCTTGGCCTCCGAGCTACTTACAAATCAGACCTTTACAGCAGTGACACAGCACTTTATTGCCCTGATGAACGGAGACGAGAGCGCAGACCCAGCATGGACCTCCATGGACAGCGGACAGTGTATGAACCCCAGAACTCCACTGATAGCAACCCAGAAGAAGGATCCATGTCCCTGCAGCCCGGCTTCTCGCAGGACCACTTCCGAAAGTTTACAACTTCTGTGGGAGGAGGCTCTAGCTCTTACTCCAGCTTTAGTGGAGGAGGGTCAGAGGACAAGGGTCAGGATCCCCCAAGCAGTGCTGCATCTTCTCCACGCCACCAAGCCCTTTACATGGACTGGAGGGATGGGGGTGAATACGAGCACAAGAGTGACTCTTCCTGGGAGAGGGAGAGTCCAAGTGCTTTTTCCAAGGGCCACACTTTTCAACCGCCTGAGACCAGCCACCATCAGAATGGTAGCTCCCCCATCTACAGTAGAACAATGTCCTCCTGTTACAGTGAACCTTATGAGCCCCTGCCAACTTCCACCTCACCCAGCATCACCTATGGTGACAGCCGGCGTGGAAGTGCTTTTGCTCCTGAGGAAGAAGAGCTGGTTGGTCGGTGGAGGCAACTAAGTGTGGAAGATCTGAGTGCCCACTCATTACGCAGTCCTGGGCGGGCCTCACCCTACAGTTTTTCTGAGCAGCACTTCTCTGTCCGGCCTGCAAAAATTCGCCTTGGTCCACTCTACAGTAGCTTCCAGGAGGGTACTGACGTATACCACCATCATGCTGGGGTAGTAGATCCCTTCTCTAGCCCCAGCCCTGAATGCAGCCCAGGCCTACGCCAGCAGCAAACCCAACCTCACCTTTACCACTCCAAGGAGGATAGCCAAGAGTCCGAGCACAGCCTCTACAGCCCCAAGGATGGTGGGGTGGCAGCCGGGGGCCAGGTTACAGAGTACGTTGACGTTAGTCCCAACAGTTCAAATGAGTCACTTGACCATGGATCTCTGGAGATGGCTGCTGAGCTACAGCATTACCAACCCGAGAGGCACAGCGTGTCCCCTCAGGGAACAACCCCACCACCTCCTCCACAACAGCCATACCAAAAATTTGGCACACTAGGGCTGTCACGTAAGGACAGTCTCACCAAGGCACAGCTCTATGGTACTCTACTAAACTAA